From Aliamphritea hakodatensis:
TATCCAGCGTGACCCCGAAGGTCACCAGATCAGCCCGGTCCGCACCGTTACTGTCGCTGGCCCGGTAACCGTAACTGGCCCTGACACCCCATTGCGGTTCGTATGCCTGCTTAGCCAGATCGACACCGGTTTGCTGAATCGCCAGTTTTTTGTTGAGGGTTTTCACCAGAGGATGCCGGAGGAATAACTGCCCAAGCTCTGCGTTATCCGGATTGTTTCCCGCTTCATCCAGCTCCGGTTGCAGTAGCGATAACCTGGGCATATCTTCTGAATAATTAAAGGCGGCTGCACGGATATTCGGCGACAGCCACTCATCAAGCTGCTTCTCCAGCGACTCCTGTCGCTGTAAAAGCCCGGTAAGACGTTCATCCAGCAGCGTTTTCTCCAGTTCAGCACGTACCACATCCTGCTGCTGAGTCTGCCCCAGCGCGACGGAATAGCTGGCCAGTGAAATATCCACCAACTGATCAAACAGCACCCGGTCCTTTCTGATCAGCGCAATGCTCTGACGCACTTTATACGCCTCCAGCCATAACTGACTCACCGTCATCACCAGCCGGGCCTGCCGGTCCAGACTCAGTAACGGATGCCGTTCACTCTGCTGAAGAAATTGCTGTTTGCGCAGCGCCAGAGATTCCCCCCGTGGCAACATCTGAGAAACACCGGCAATCAGTTGCGTCATACGCTCCTGATCAAAATCAAAACTGTCGGTGGGTAAATTTGCCACCGCGAAAGAAAACTGAGGATCCGGCAATTCACCGGCCGCCTGACCTTGGGAAATCAGGGCCTGTTCCTGAAGACGGTTCTGCACCTGCCAGGCATCCTGCTGTAAGGCAATCTGTACCGCCTTACCTAAGGTAAACCGATCTTCTGTGACATTGCCGGCGTCTACCGCCAGTGCCAGACCGCTACTGAAACTTAACAATGCGCCGCACAGAAAACGTGTGCCACAAGAAGAAATAAAAGGTTTATTTTTTAACAACATAACTCCCCCACTAAGGGTAATTCCAACACGGGAGTTGTCACCTGACGGCGTTAGGTAACTGCTGTGCTGAATCTCAGTAATAACAGCAGATACAGTTATACAATCCGTTCAGACAGAGACAACTCACTAAACAACCGGTACCGGGAGGTACCCTGAGCGTTAGTGAGTTATTGGAGGGCGATAAAGAGAGCTTAATGCCTGAACAGGTAAATCCTGCCGAAGCTGTGGCAATAGCTGACGCTCCCTGATCATATTCAGGCCTGCCGAACTGGCGGTAAACACCGAAGACGCACACTGCATCGATGCACAGCTGGCATCGCAGTCACAGCATTGCGCGGATGTGCCGGCTGTCATGTCTTCACAACATGCCATTGCGTTGGCTGCGTTCATATCCTGACAAAGCATTGCCAGATTAGACACCGGCTCAGCACTTACATGGTGGGCAGTTTCCATCCTGAGTGGCGAATCTGTGATGCTGGCCACAGACGATACGCTATACGTCTGGGCAACCAAAGTTACCAGCGCGCATATAAGCATCATCAGTCTGTTTAATCGGTTCAGCATCAGTGACAGCATCCGTCATATCAGTCGCACCGGGTTGTTGATAAATCAGTCAGTTACAGAAACTGATACCGATTTCGCCCGGCAAACAAAATCCGCACCGAGAGTAAGTAAGAAACCTGAAACCATCCTGAAAAACCTGGCCTTTTAGCCTGCCAAACTGAAAACATTTTTTACGGACTACAAAAACGCCTCCCCACCTGCTGAATACCGCAGTTACAGAGACCGAAAACGAAAACAGCCAACCTTCCAGTTAACCTTCTCTTTCGTTGAGTAGTAGCGGGGGCCAGAAATACACTGATGACCTTCGCCCGGGGTTATAAAGAGCTGAGTCCGACGAGCTATCATGCTTCTCTAAATTTCACCTACCCCAGAAACGAAAAAAGCCAACCTTTCGGTTAGCCTCTTCTGTTTTTTACGTTGGTAGCGGGGGCCAAATCTTAGCTGGCGACCTTCGCCCGGGGTTATAAAGAGCGAGCCCGACGAGCTACCAAATACGCCCCCTAAATTTTGGGCAAAAAAAAAGCCAACCTTTCGGTTAGCCTTCTCTTTCGTTGAGTGGTAGCGGGGGCCAGAAATGCACTGATGACCTTCGCCCGGGGTTATAAAGAGCTGAGCCCGACGAGCTGCCACGCTGCTCTGAATATAAATCTTAAATTTCAGGCATAAAAAAAGCCTATCTTTTAAGATAAGCCTCTCTTTTTTACGTTGGTAGCGGGGGCCAGATCTTAGCTGACGACCTTCGCCCGGGTTTTTAAAGAGCGAGCCCGACGAGCTACCACGCTGCTCTGAATATAAATCTTAAATTTCAGGCATAAAAAAAGCCTATCTTTTAAGATAAGCCTCTCTTTTTTACGTTGGTAGCGGGGGCCAGATCTTAGCTGACGACCTTCGCCCGGGGTTATAAAGAGCTGAGCCCGACGAGCTACCACGCTGCTCTGAATATAAATCTTAAATTTCAGGCATAAAAAAAGCCTATCTTTTAAGATAAGCCTCTCTTTTTTACGTTGGTAGCGGGGGCCAGATCTTAGCTGACGACCTTCGCCCGGGTTTTTAAAGAGCGAGCCCGACGAGCTACCACGCTGCTCTGAATATAAATCTTAAATTTCAGGCATAAAAAAAGCCTATCTTTTAAGATAAGCCTCTCTTTTTTACGTTGGTAGCGGGGGCCAGATCTTAGCTGACGACCTTCGCCCGGGGTTATAAAGAGCTGAGCCCGACGAGCTACCACGCTGCTCTGAATATAAATCTTAAATTTCAGGCATAAAAAAAGCCTATCTTTTAAGATAAGCCTCTCTTTTTTACGTTGGTAGCGGGGGCCAGATTTGAACTGACGACCTTCGGGTTATGAGCCCGACGAGCTACCAGGCTGCTCCACCCCGCATCAACGTGGGGCGTATACTACATACGAGATCGGGGGTTGGCAAGCGTTATTCAATAAAAACTGACAAAAACTATCTTATTACGACAATCAGCTCATTTATCAGCCAGTTACCGACGGACGGTTGCTATAAGACCGCGAATAACTGCACACTATTTAGCCAGAGGATTAAGGAATCAGCGAATGCAACCGGTCCTTATTTTAAGCCTGCCGGCTGCATCCCCGGGTTCCCTATAACAATAAAAATAAGGAACACCCTGTTATGGTTAATCAGAGTAATAAACTCATCACAGGCAGCGAGGAATGGTGCAAATTTATCGACCTGTCGATACCTGCCATCAAAGCCCGGGTTGACTCCGGCGCACGAACGTCTGCTATTCACGCCCTCAATATCAAAACTTTTCAGCGCAACGGCAGTTCATGGGTCAGCTTCGATGTTTATCCCCTGCAAGACAACCGTAAAACGGTTATCAGCTGTGAAGCGCCTATTCATGACCGGCGTACCGTTAAAAGTTCCAGTGGCAGCACGGAAAAGCGTTACGTCATCAAAACCAGCATCGCTTTGGGAGAACAGAGCTGGGATATAGAACTGACCCTCACCAACCGCGATGCCATGGGCTACCGGATGTTACTGGGCCGGGAAGCAATGAAAGGCCGCTTGCTGGTTGATCCGGAAGAGTCGTTCATGTTCGGCACACTGGAAGACAGTGAACTGCTGGACCTTTACCGCCCTAAAAAGTCGCCTAAACGGGGCATGAAAATTGGCGTTCTGGCCAGTAACCCTAATCTTTACAGTAACCGCCGTATCATTGAAGCCGGTGAAGAGCGCGGCCATGAAATGGTCTTCCTTAACATCAAGCACTGTTACATGAAAATGGATGCGGATACGCCGGAGGTCCACTACCGGGGCGGTAACGTGCTGAATGATCTGGATGCCGTCATTCCCCGGATCCGGCCCAGTATGACCTTTTATGGCTGTGCCCTTGCCCGCCAGTTTGAATCGATGGGGGTTTACTGTCTGAATACTGCAGCAGCAATTACCCAGTCACGGGATAAGCTGCATTCTCTTCAACTCTTGTTTGAAAGCGGTGTGGAAATTCCCATCACCGGCTTTGCGAATTCTCCGCTGGAAACCACCGATCTGATCAACATGGTCGGCGGCGCACCACTGATAATTAAACTGCTGGAAGGAACTCAGGGCCGTGGCGTGGTGCTGGCAGAAACCAAAAAGGCCGCCGAGTCGGTCATCAACGCATTCAAGAGCCTGCGGGCCGACATTCTGGTTCAGGAATTCATCAAAGAAGCCGCCGGTAAGGATATCCGCTGCTTTGTGGTTGACGGCAAAGTGGTCGCGTCGATTCAGCGGGAAGCTGAACCCGGTGAGTTCCGTGCCAACATCCATCAGGGCGGTACTGCCAGCCTTATTGTCCCGACGGCAGATGAAAAACGCATCGCCATTAAAGCGGCGAAATGCATGGGTCTGAAAGTAGCGGGGGTAGACAT
This genomic window contains:
- a CDS encoding TolC family protein, giving the protein MLLKNKPFISSCGTRFLCGALLSFSSGLALAVDAGNVTEDRFTLGKAVQIALQQDAWQVQNRLQEQALISQGQAAGELPDPQFSFAVANLPTDSFDFDQERMTQLIAGVSQMLPRGESLALRKQQFLQQSERHPLLSLDRQARLVMTVSQLWLEAYKVRQSIALIRKDRVLFDQLVDISLASYSVALGQTQQQDVVRAELEKTLLDERLTGLLQRQESLEKQLDEWLSPNIRAAAFNYSEDMPRLSLLQPELDEAGNNPDNAELGQLFLRHPLVKTLNKKLAIQQTGVDLAKQAYEPQWGVRASYGYRASDSNGADRADLVTFGVTLDMPVFSTVKQDSGVEAAVYRREAVKSERVLLLRKMIAEFSAARVQRERLEERETRYRNQILPQMRLQAEAALNAYTADNGDFAEVVRARIAELNGRIDALEIAVDQQILTARMNYFLATEKLPVLFVFDGASAVSPVVPPDSDLAITFSPASVWEAKL
- the rimK gene encoding 30S ribosomal protein S6--L-glutamate ligase, with product MKIGVLASNPNLYSNRRIIEAGEERGHEMVFLNIKHCYMKMDADTPEVHYRGGNVLNDLDAVIPRIRPSMTFYGCALARQFESMGVYCLNTAAAITQSRDKLHSLQLLFESGVEIPITGFANSPLETTDLINMVGGAPLIIKLLEGTQGRGVVLAETKKAAESVINAFKSLRADILVQEFIKEAAGKDIRCFVVDGKVVASIQREAEPGEFRANIHQGGTASLIVPTADEKRIAIKAAKCMGLKVAGVDIIRSAKGPLLLEVNSSPGLEGIEGATGKNVAGMMIQAIEKKLKWQVAE